In a single window of the Raphanus sativus cultivar WK10039 chromosome 9, ASM80110v3, whole genome shotgun sequence genome:
- the LOC108828513 gene encoding uncharacterized protein LOC108828513, translated as MAVETMSMRSDSASALILTSGASGRVRALFSMRELKRLFTIIHSLVLFLLLPFRAVLWPPRKVRATPQQIVVKKRSISVSPPLVPAAVVDEEVAVRRELAIRRVLEDEGGGDGSCRVRDYSLFTTKRGDTLFTQSWSPLSLTHKGLIVLLHGLNEHSGRYSDFAKQLNANGFKVYGIDWIGHGGSDGLHAYVPSLDYAVDDLKSFLDKVLAENPGLPCFCIGHSTGGAIILKAMLDPKIESRVSGIVLTSPAVGVQPSHPIFTVLAPIVAFLLPRYQFSAANKEGARVSRDPQALLTKYSDPLVFTGSIRVRTGYEILRIASHLQQNLNKVKVPFLVMHGTADSVTDPNASKRLFEEASSSDKSMKLFEGLLHDLLFEPERDIIAGVILDWLNQRV; from the exons ATGGCTGTGGAAACAATGTCCATGAGATCAGATTCTGCATCAGCTTTGATTCTAACGTCAGGAGCAAGCGGTCGCGTTAGGGCTCTCTTCTCCATGCGAGAGCTCAAGCGCCTCTTTACCATCATCCACTCGCTcgttctcttcctcctcctcccgtTTCGCGCCGTCCTCTGGCCTCCGAGGAAGGTGCGAGCCACGCCGCAGCAGATCGTGGTGAAGAAGAGGAGCATCAGCGTTTCGCCTCCGCTGGTTCCGGCTGCGGTGGTTGATGAGGAGGTTGCGGTTAGACGGGAGCTCGCGATAAGGCGAGTTCTGGAAGATGAAGGCGGCGGCGATGGAAGCTGCCGCGTCAGAGATTATTCGCTTTTCACGACGAAGAGAGGCGACACGTTGTTTACTCAGTCATGGTCTCCTCTTTCCCTAACCCACAA GGGACTTATTGTTCTGCTACACGGATTAAATGAGCATAG TGGCAGGTATAGTGATTTTGCAAAGCAGCTTAATGCTAATGGATTCAAAGTCTATGGAATCGATTGGATAG GTCATGGTGGAAGTGATGGACTTCATGCTTATGTTCCTTCCCTTGATTACGCTGTTGACGATTTG AAATCATTTCTTGACAAGGTTCTCGCAGAGAATCCAGGACTCCCTTGTTTCTGCATTGGACACTCAACAGGAGGAGCCATCATCCTCAAG GCTATGCTGGATCCTAAGATCGAATCTCGAGTTTCAGGCATTGTATTGACTTCACCGGCTGTTGGAGTCCAACCATCTCATCCAATCTTCACA GTTCTTGCACCAATCGTTGCGTTTTTGTTACCAAGGTACCAGTTCAGTGCAGCAAACAAGGAAGGAGCGCGAGTTTCTCGTGACCCTCAAGCTCTCCTCACCAAATACTCTGACCCTTTAGTCTTCACCGGATCCATACGGGTTCGAACCGGCTACGAGATCCTTAGAATCGCTTCTCATTTGCAGCAAAACTTGAACAAAGTGAAAGTTCCTTTTCTTGTGATGCACGGTACAGCAGATTCCGTGACTGATCCTAATGCCTCCAAGAGGCTATTCGAGGAAGCTTCTTCGTCAGACAAATCAATGAAGCTATTCGAAGGGTTGTTGCACGACCTCCTCTTCGAGCCTGAACGAGATATCATCGCTGGAGTGATACTGGATTGGTTAAACCAAAGGGTTTAA